The following proteins come from a genomic window of Leishmania major strain Friedlin complete genome, chromosome 17:
- a CDS encoding guanosine monophosphate reductase: protein MSPPRHRTPSLLPSALPTPHPGSFSLRLRTSARTVFVVYIRIYTHPINSSALPPLCLSWLEMAALGSLPTLPEGLTYDDVLLIPQRSPVRSRKAVNTSTRLSRNIHLKIPIVASNMDTVCEDKTAVTMAREGGIGILHRFCSIEEQCAMVRKVKRAQSFLIEDPRMILPSATKAEALEELNWSGRKGGVSCLMVVDDLTSRRLCGVLTKSDLTFATGSALVETLMTPVSRMVVSTNTAITLEEAREVMRTKRTKNIPLLGPKGELLYLITRSDILKLTGNLNATLDSRGRLIVGAAIGVKKEDHERAAALVDAGADVLVVDIAHGHSDLCIDMVKALKVNPLTNKVDIIAGNIATAEAAQDLIDAGADGLKIGVGPGSICITRLVAGSGVPQLSSVMDCARVAKKHGVPCIADGGIKTAGDICKAIAAGADTVMLGNMLAGTDEAPGRVLVKDGKKVKIIRGMAGFGANISKAEREQRLDEDVFHDLVPEGVEGSVPCKGPLAPILKQLVGGLRSGISYCGSHSIADMQQRARFVRMSGAGLRESGSHDISKL, encoded by the coding sequence ATGTCTCCGCCTCGGCACCGCACTccatctctcctcccctctgctCTCCCTACCCCACACCCCGggtctttctctcttcgtcttcgcACAAGCGCGCGTACAGTCTTCGTTGTGTATATACGTATATACACACATCCCATCAACTCCTCCGCTCTTCCACCTTTGTGCCTCTCTTGGTTGGAAATGGCAGCCCTAGGCAGTCTTCCTACCCTCCCCGAGGGACTCACTTACGATGACGTCCTACTCATTCCGCAGCGCAGCCCTGTGCGCTCTCGCAAGGCTGTcaacacaagcacacgcctCAGCCGCAACATTCACCTCAAGATACCCATCGTCGCCAGCAACATGGACACCGTGTGCGAGGACAAGACGGCCGTGACGATGGCGCGCGAAGGCGGCATTGGCATCCTGCACCGCTTCTGTAGCATTGAGGAACAGTGCGCGATGGTGCGCAAGGTGAAGCGCGCGCAGTCCTTCCTGATTGAAGACCCGCGCATGATCCTGCCGTCGGCGACAAAGGCAGAGGCTCTCGAGGAGCTGAACTGGTCTGGCCGCAAAGGCGGTGTCAGCTGCCTGATGGTGGTGGACGACCTCACCAGCCGCCGCCTGTGCGGGGTGCTCACCAAGAGCGACCTTACCTTTGCCACCGGCTCCGCCCTCGTCGAAACCCTCATGACGCCGGTGAGCCGAATGGTCGTCTCGACCAACACCGCCATCACCCTGGAGGAGGCTCGCGAGGTCATGCGCACGAAGCGGACCAAAAACATTCCGCTGCTGGGTCCCAAAGGAGAGCTGCTCTACCTCATCACTCGGTCAGACATTTTGAAGCTGACTGGCAACCTCAACGCCACCCTTGACTCGCGTGGCCGCCTCAttgtcggcgccgccatcggGGTGAAGAAAGAGGATCACGAGCGTGCAGCTGCCCTAGTGGATGCCGGCGCGGACGTGCTCGTCGTGGATATCGCGCACGGCCACAGCGACCTCTGCATCGACATGGTGAAGGCACTCAAGGTGAACCCGCTCACCAACAAGGTCGACATCATCGCCGGCAACATCGCCACAGCGGAGGCCGCGCAGGACCTCATCGACGCGGGAGCAGATGGCTTGAAGATTGGTGTGGGTCCGGGCAGCATCTGCATTACGCGTCTCGTGGCCGGCTCCGGCGTGCCGCAACTGTCTTCCGTGATGGACTGTGCTCGCGTGGCGAAGAAGCATGGTGTGCCGTGCATCGCCGACGGTGGTATCAAGACAGCCGGGGACATCTGCAAGGCGATTGCGGCGGGCGCTGACACGGTGATGTTGGGCAACATGCTGGCGGGCACCGACGAGGCCCCCGGCCGCGTTCTTGTAAAGGATGGCAAGAAGGTGAAGATCATTCGCGGCATGGCTGGCTTTGGCGCGAACATCAGCAAGGCGGAGCGCGAACAGCGCCTGGACGAGGACGTCTTCCATGATCTCGTGCCGGAGGGTGTCGAGGGCAGCGTGCCGTGCAAGGGCCCCCTCGCACCGATTCTCAAGCAGCTTGTCGGTGGGCTGCGCTCCGGCATCTCGTACTGCGGCTCCCACAGCATTGCCGAtatgcagcagcgcgcaagGTTTGTGCGCATGTCCGGTGCTGGTTTGCGGGAGAGCGGCAGCCACGATATCTCGAAGCTGTAA
- a CDS encoding ysine decarboxylase-like protein has product MVVAAVFTIKLRDSEAEQQFLDAFAPLQQHSVRNEPGTLTYELHQVFEHGQPVPLQYLVLERYSSMRDFEEIHLKSAPLQNLFNVVAGIAVEEQKLTVYSNVASQPALDSRPQSWSEKDIDDPLLQKGVLVFAGARSGSRPAYTQEAKALAKYIVEEAKQPVLYGGGTVGVMGELAKEAHALNGKIISIIPNALSEREVSGAMIGDRIYTTATMSERKSIMFAHANTVVALPGGVGTFDELLEVITLFQLNAYRPKIGIVNVEGFFDPFVALLRHLIAEGFLEENVFDFLVIAPTAVEVMETLKSFVPPPSPASTLIWTSRP; this is encoded by the coding sequence ATGGTTGTGGCGGCTGTGTTCACCATCAAGCTGcgcgacagcgaggcggagcagcagttCCTCGACGCCTTCgccccgctgcagcagcactccGTTCGTAATGAGCCCGGTACTCTCACCTATGAGCTGCATCAGGTCTTTGAGCATGGCCAACCGGTGCCGCTACAGTACCTCGTACTGGAGCGCTACAGCAGCATGCGCGACTTTGAAGAGATTCACCTGAAGAGCGCGCCCCTCCAGAACCTCTTTAATGTCGTAGCCGGGATCGCCGTTGAGGAGCAGAAGCTAACCGTGTACAGCAACGTTGCATCGCAGCCGGCACTGGACAGCAGGCCACAGTCGTGGTCTGAAAAAGACATAGACgacccgctgctgcagaagggTGTGCTGGTTTTTGCCGGTGCGcgtagcggcagcaggcCCGCGTACACGCAGGAGGCCAAGGCTCTCGCCAAGTACATCGTCGAAGAGGCGAAGCAGCCCGTTCTCTACGGCGGTGGCACGGTCGGTGTTATGGGTGAGttggcgaaggaggcgcacgcactgAATGGCAAGATCATCTCCATCATCCCCAACGCCCTGTCGGAGCGCGAGGTATCAGGGGCGATGATTGGCGACCGCATCTACACAACAGCCACCATGTCGGAGCGAAAGAGCATCATGTTTGCTCACGCCAACACGGTGGTCGCACTGCcaggcggcgtcggcacctttgatgagctgctggaggtgaTTACGCTGTTCCAGCTCAACGCCTATCGGCCCAAGATTGGCATTGTGAATGTCGAAGGCTTTTTCGACCCTTTCGTTGCGCTGCTGAGGCACTTAATTGCCGAAGGCTTCCTGGAGGAAAACGTCTTCGACTTCCTGGTGATCGCGCCAACCGCGGTTGAGGTTATGGAAACGCTCAAGTCCtttgtgccgccgccgagtcCGGCTTCCACGCTGATCTGGACAAGTCGACCGTAG